The Methanocalculus alkaliphilus genomic interval CACAGCCGGGTCGCATCGGTTCTCCACTGAGAATATCTCGGGTTTATTCTATACGCAGGGCGAGTATTTAACCCCTGCGTTCTGCATCCGGAGACGCTGGTGCATCTCCTGCGCAGATTATACATGTTAGCGGTGTGAGGATATATAAGTTTCTGCCCCGGAGGACAGAAACATCAGATCTCACCCACCACCCTGACGAGCCCCGGCATATACAGCACCGGGACCCGGTGGCGCAGACCCCCCAGAGAGGCTGCTGCGCCCGGTCGGAGGCAGGATGCCGAAATCCCGGATATGCTCCGGATTCCGGCCGATTCGGGCGCTTTAACGCGGAGCAGTGCCCCGTCGCGGCGCCCTCCTGCCCCCTGCGACTCTACATAGAAGGCTATTCGCACTGATAAAGGTTCGGTAATTATTCTTGTTTTTCGTGATTGGAGCTGGTGCCACACCATCCAAACCCCACCTTCTGACCGTATTCCGGTCTCCTCATGGAGCTTTGGGAATAGACGCGCAGAGCGAGGGGAAAAGATCAATATCGGAAAGACAGGGGGAGAGGAATACGTGTTCCTATAGAGGATGGAGGGGAGGGGTTTGAAGTTGTGCTCGCTGGTGGCATCATGGGGAGGGAGGACGCCGGATTCGGAAAGAAGAACCCCACACCTTAAACGCCTCAGAGCGTGAATAATACTGTATGGATCCATTCGATCTCGTGGCACGTAACACCGTTGAAATCGTTACGGAAGAGGAGCTGCGGAGAACCCTCGATCAACCGGTCAAGCGGGTATATACCGGATATGAACCGTCAGGGGAGATCCATCTGGGCCACCTCGTCACCATCAACAAGCTCATCGATATGAAGGAGGCAGGCTTTCATGTTGTTGTCCTTCTTGCGGATCTCCACGCCTTCCTCAACAGGAAAGGAACGCTGGATGAGGTCCGGGAGCTGGCTGAGTATAATAAAGCATGTATCGAGGCTGTGGGACTGAAGGGAGCAGAATTTGTCCTTGGAACAGATATCCAGCTGAACCCGCAATACCAGCTCCAGGTCCTTGAGCTCTCCCAGCAGGTGACACTCAACCGGGCGAAGAGAAGCATGGACGAGGTCGGCCGGGCAATGGAGGCACCGACCGTCTCCCAGATGGTCTATCCGATCATGCAGATGGTTGACATCGCCGCCCTGAATGTCGATGCGGCAGTCGGCGGTAT includes:
- a CDS encoding tyrosine--tRNA ligase → MDPFDLVARNTVEIVTEEELRRTLDQPVKRVYTGYEPSGEIHLGHLVTINKLIDMKEAGFHVVVLLADLHAFLNRKGTLDEVRELAEYNKACIEAVGLKGAEFVLGTDIQLNPQYQLQVLELSQQVTLNRAKRSMDEVGRAMEAPTVSQMVYPIMQMVDIAALNVDAAVGGIDQRKIHMLAREHLGAIGRRPPACVHTPIVNGLDGKKMSSSAGNVVSVADSEEEIRKKIKKAFCPPETEGNPVMEIFRHHIFPRLGEVVVKRPEKYGGDREFLSMEAFEAAYIAGEVHPMDAKNACADGLTEVLAPAYEMIQSYRRA